TACCGCCAGCTCGTCTCGGCCAACGGCGGCAACATGAAGCAGGGCGACAACGTCCTGATCTGGGGCGCCTCCGGCGGCCTCGGCGGCTTCGCGACGCAGTACGCCCTCAACGGCGGCGCCAACCCGATCTGCGTGGTCTCCAACGAGGAGAAGGCCCAGATCGTGCGCAACATGGGCGCCGAGATGGTCATCAACCGCTCCGAGCTCGCTCCGAAGTTCTGGAACGAGGACGGCACCAAGCAGAACCCGAAGGAGTGGCAGCGCTTCGGCAAGGCCATCCGCGAGCTCACCGGCGGCGAGGACATCGACATCGTCTTCGAGCACCCGGGCCGCGAGACCTTCGGCGCGAGCGTCTACGTCACCCGCAAGGGCGGCACCATCACCACCTGCGCCTCCACCTCGGGCTACATGCACGAGTACGACAACCGCTACCTGTGGATGAACCTCAAGAAGATCATCTCCAGCCACTTCGCCAACTACCGGGAGTCGTGGGAGGCCAACCGCCTCATCGCCCAGGGCAAGATCCACCCCACCCTGTCGCGCACCTACAAGCTCGAGGACACCGGCCAGGCCGCCCTCGACGTGCACCACAACAAGCACCAGGGCAAGGTCGGCGTCCTGTGCCTCTCCCCCGAGGAGGGCCTCGGCGTCAAGAACGAGGAGCTCCGCGAGAAGCACCTCGACAAGATCAACCTGTTCCGCGGCATCTGAGCCTGCAGTACGACGAACCGGGCGGGTCCGTGCGCGAGCACGGGCCCGCCCGGCTCGCATCTGCGGCCGGATCCGCGTAGCGACGCGGTCCGGTCCCGCGCGCCGGGGTGGGAATCGCTGGGGCGATCAGGGATCATGGGCGGGTTCGTGCACGCGCACATCCCCCCATGACCGCAGCGAGAGCCAGGGAGGCTCAGTTCACATGAGCGACGAGGGTCTGTCCATCTTCGACGACGACGAGCCCACCCCCACCAAGGAGTCCACGCCCGTGACCACCAAGGCCACCGACGACCAGTCCACCCAGGTGATCCCGGCCGTGAAGACGGCCCAGACGCCGGCCGCCCCGCCGGCCGCCCCCACAGCCGCGGCCCCCCGGCCCGCCGCCGCGCCGTCCGCCACGAGCACCGGCACCGCCGCCCGCCCCGTCGGCTTCAACGCCCCCGGCGCCACCGGCGGCCTTCCGATCGTGCGCAAGGGGGGCTACGACCGCGACGCCGTCGACGCCCAGATCCGTCAGCTCTCCAGCGAGAAGGCCACGCTGGGCGCCAGCCTCAACGAGTCCGAGCAGCGGGTCATCGACCTCGAGCAGGAGCTCGCCAAGGCACGCGCCGAGCTGGCCGAGACCGACAACCCGTCGTACGCCGGTCTCGGCGGCCGCGCGAGCGCCATGCTTCGCCTGGCCGAGGAGGAGGCCGCGGAGATCCGGGCCACCGCCGAGTCCGACGCCCGAGAGATCCGCGAGCAGGCCGCCCGCGACGCGAAGGCGATCCGGGCCGAGGCCGCCCGCGAGGCCGACGACATGCGCGCGGTCCAGCTGCGCGAGCTCGAGGAGAACCGCACCCGTCTGCTGACCGACGCCGAGCAGGAGCGCTCCCTCGCCGAGACCGAGGCCGCCGACATGCTGGCCGCCGCCCGGCGCGAGTCCGACCAGCTCCGGCTCGCGACCCAGCAGGAGACGACCGAGCAGCGCAGCCAGGCCCAGCGCGAGGTCGAGCAGGCCCGCGCTGCCGTCGACCGCGAGGTCCAGGAGGCGCGGCGCGCGCTGGCCATGGAGAAGGAGCGCCTCGCCCGCGAGGCCACCGACCACCACAACACCGCGGTCGCCGAGACCCGCCGCCTGGTCGAGGAGGCCGAGCAGCGCGCGAGCGCCGCCGAGGCCCGCGCCGCCGAGGCCAGCAAGAAGGCCGCCGCCAACCGGGCCGCCGCGCAGACCGAGGCCGAGGGCGTGCTGAGCCGGGCTCGTCGCGAGGCCGAGCAGGTCGTCGCCTCGGCCCGCACGCAGGCCGAGGCGATCGCTGCGAGTGGCGACGCGGAGCTCGAGCGCGAGATCGCCGTACGCCGCTCCGAGCTCGACCGGCTCACCAAGCGCCGGGCCGCCATCACCGCCCAGCTGTCCTCGCTCGCCGACCTCGTCGCCGGCTTCGGCGAGGACGAGAGTTGAGCGGCGCCGCCGAGGCAGCCGCGACCGACGGCGTCACCGAGCACGCCGGGATCGACCCGGCGGCGCCGGTCGACGCCGAGGACGCGCCGTACGGCCGGCTCGGGAAGCCGTTCGACCGACGCTCGCCGTTCTACTACGGCTTCATCGGTGCCCTCGGCGCGCTGACCGCTTTCTGGCTCTTCCAGGCGGTCATCGGCATCGGCTCGGTGCTGATGCTGGTCGTGGTGTCCTTCTTCCTCGCAGCGGGCCTCAACCCGGCGGTGAGCTTCCTCGAGCGCCACGGCCTGCGTCGCTCGTGGGCGGTCACGGTCGTGATCGTTCTCGCCCTCGGGACCGTCGCGCTGTTCCTCGTGGCGATCGTCCCGGTCATCACCGACCAGATCACCGCGATCACCAAGAACGCGCCGGGCTGGCTCGACGAGCTCCAGCGCAACAAGCGCATCCAGCAGCTCAACGACGAGTACGACATCATCGACAAGCTCCAGGCCAAGATCACCGACGAGAACTTCCTCTCGGCCCTCTTCGGAGGCGCGCTCGGCTTCGGCCTCAAGATCGTCTCGGCGCTGTTCAACCTGTTCGTGATCGTCGTGCTGACGCTCTACTTCCTCGCCTCGCTGAAGACCACCACCGGCGCCCTCTACAAGCTCGCCCCGGCCTCACGACGCGAGCGCGTCGCCAAGCTCGGCGACAAGGTGATCGCCAACATCGGCGGATACGTCTCCGGCGCCTTCCTGGTCGCCCTCTGCGCCGGCCTGAGCTCGCTGGTGTTCCTGTCACTGACCCCGATCAGCGAGTACGCCGTCGCGCTGGCCTTCGTCGTCGCCGTCCTCGACGTCATCCCGATGATCGGCGCCACCCTCGGCGCGGTGATCGTCTCGGCGATCGCCTTCGCGACCGACGTCAAGACCGGTATCGCCTGCGTGGTGTTCTACGTGATCTACCAGCAGTTCGAGAACTACGTCGTCTACCCGCGGGTGATGAGCAAGTCCGTCGACCTGCCCGGCGCGGTCATCGTGATCGCCGCCCTGGTCGGCACCGCACTGCTCGGCGTGGTCGGTGCACTCCTCGCCATCCCGGTGGCAGCCGCGATCCTGCTGGTCGTGCGCGAGGTCGTGGTCAAGCAGCAGGACCTGCGCTGAGCCTCTCGCTCGCTTCAGCGGGCTCGGCCGGCACGACCGGCAGCGGATCGGTTCCGACCACGACGCTGCGCTCCCCCAGCTTGACCCCGATCACGCCGGCGAGGATGAGTGCCCCGCCGACGAACTGGACGGGAGCGGGGAGCTGGTCGAGGAGCAGCCACGCCCACGCGACGGCGGCCACGACCTCGCTGAGTGCGACGAAGGAGGCCAGCCGCGAGCCGAGGCGGCGGCTGGCGGCGATGCCGGTTGTGTAGGCGAGGGCGGCGGTGACCAGGCCCAGGGCGAGCAGCACCGTCCACGGGGCGACGTCGACACCGGCGTAGGCGACGGTGCTCGACGAGGCCGCCATCGGCATCAGGCCGGTCAGTCCCAGGACGCCGAGCAGCAGGCCGCCGACGACCAGGCCGCCCGCGGCCAGCGCCATCGGCGGGATGCCGCTGCGCTCGTCGGCCGAGATGACGAAGTAGGTCGCCGCACCGACCATCGCGGCGAGCGCCCACGCAGTGCCGCGGACGTCGACGTCGGCGCCGGCGAACAGGTCGAGGACGAGCACCAGGCCGAGGGCCGCGACGACGGCCCCGGCCACGGTGAGCCGGCCGGGACGCTGGCCGTGGGCGAGCCACATCCACACGACCACCGCCGCGGGCGCGGTGTACTCGATGAGCAGGGCCGGGCCGACCTCCATGGTCCGCACGGCCGAGAAGTAGCAGTACTGGGCACCGGCGACCGCCAGGCCGCCGTACAGGAGGACCGTGGGAGCGGCACGGCGCAGCAGGGCCCAGCGGCCGCGCAGCGCGACCAGGCCGAAGGGCAGGACGACGAGCGCGCCGATCGCGATCCGCAGCAGCACGATGCTGCCGGCGGTCCAGCCGCTGTCGAGCATCGGCCGCGCGAGGGCGCCGGAGAGCGCGAACGTGATCGCCGAGGTGAGCGCCAGGAGTACGCCGGCCCGGGTGGCGTCCCGCGATGCGTCACGAGTCAACGTCGTCATGACTCATGACACTAGGCCTCGATGCAGTAACCTGTCAAAGTGGTTTTCGCCCATGACACATCGTTGTCCCTGCAGGCGGCCGTGGCACTGGTCAACGGCAGCCTGGAGCCGGTGACGATCAGCACGCCCGACGAGCTCGACGCCTTCTTCGCCGACTTCGCCTACACCGGGCGCCACGACGGCGACCAAGCCGAGGTGGACGCCGTGCTGGCGATCGCACCCCGGCTCCGCGTCCTGCTGACCGCCGACCGCGACGACGCCGCCGACATCGTCAACGCCATGCTCCGCGACGCCTCCGCCCTCCCCCAGCTGCGCCGCCACGACGGTCACGACTGGCACCTGCACGCCGTCGACAACCAGGCCCCGTTCGCCGAGCGGATCGTGGTCGAGACCGCCATGGCGATGATCGACGTGATCCGCGCCGACGAGATGTCGCGGCTCTCGGTGTGCGCCGACGACACCTGCGAGGGCATCGTCCTCGACCTGTCCCGCAACCGGTCCAAGCGGTTCTGCTCGGTCACCTGCGGCAACCGCAACGCCGTGGCGGCGTACCGCGCCCGCCAGGCGAACGAGGAGTGACCTCGGCGTGACGATTCCGCCGCGCACCTAGCGCCAAGCCTTGCAGAGGACGAGGATCCCGGCATGACACGCACGCTCGGGCTGCGCCGTCGCGCGCTCCACGCCGTCCTCCTGTCCCTGCTGGCCGCTACCGCCCTCCTCGTGCCTCGCCCGGGGCCCGCGGCCGCAGCAGCCCCGCTCACCGTCGCGCAGGCGATCGCCACCCAGAACTCCTCGACCGCCACCGTGCGCGGGTACGTGGTCGGGCAGCCGACCGCGACCTCGACCGTGGTGACCAGCGGGTTCCCCAACGACTACGCCATCGCCCTCGCCGACGCACCGGGCACCTCCGCGACCAGCCAGATGGTCTACGTGCAGGTGCCCACCGCGTTCCGCGCGTCCTTCGGCCTGAGGTCGAACCCGTCGCTGATGGGCAAGCAGGTCGACGTCACAGGCACCCTCACGGCGTACTTCTCCCACCCCGGCCTCAAGGACGGCACCGACTTCGCGCTCACCGGCTCCGGAGGTGGGGACGGCGGTGGGGACGGCGGTGGCGGCACCGACCCGAGCATCCCGGCCGGCTACTACGACCCCGCGGCGGGCAAGACCGGCGCCGCGCTCGCGGCGGCACTGCACGGCATCATCGACGGCAACCGGACGCTGAGCTACACGCAGGTCTGGGACGCGCTCAAGGTCACCGACGCCGATCCCGCCAACAGCAACAACGTGATCGAGTTCTACTCCGGCCGCTCCGTCCCGAAGTCGACCAACGGCGGTGATGCCGACGACTGGAACCGCGAGCACACGTGGCCGCAGAGCCATGGCGACTTCGGCACCAGCGCCGGTCCGGGCACCGACCTGCACCACCTACGTCCCGAGGACGTCACCGTCAACTCCACCCGCGGCAACAAGGACTTCGACAACGGCGGCTCCGCAGTCGCTCAGTGCCCCGACTGCTTCTCCGACGCCGACTCCTTCGAGCCCCGCGACTCGGTCAAGGGCGACGTGGCTCGCGGGCTGATGTACATGGCCGTGCGCTACGAGGGCGGCGACGGCTTCGCGGACCTCGAGCTCAACGACAGCATCAACGGCACTACGCCGTACCTCGGCAAGATCTCGGTGTTGCTCGCCTGGAGCGCCGCTGACCCGCCGACGGCCGCGGAGCGGGCCCGCAACGACCGGATCTACCGCGACTACCAGGGCAACCGGAACCCGTTCGTCGACCACCCGGAGTACGCCGAGGCGATCTGGTAGTCAGTCCCCCAGGAACCGCTGCAGGATCTCGAGGAAGAGCTCCGGGCGCTCTGAGTGCAGCCAGTGCCCGGTGTCCTTCATCGTCACCTTGCGGTTGCGCGGGAACCAGCGGTCCATCGCGGCGTCGTAGGCGGGCTGGACGTAGCTCGACCGGCCGCCGGCGAGCCACAGCACCGGTCCGTCGTACGGCGCCACGTGGGCCAGCTCCGCCTCGGGCCAGCCGCTGATGGCGCCGAGGTCGCGGCCGAGCACATCGAGGTTGGCCTGCCAGCTCCAGCCGCCGGGCGCGGTGGGGTCGCGCCGCAGGTTCTGCAGCAGGAACGAGCGCACCGTCGGGTCGGGTACCGCGGGCTCCAGCAGTCGCTCGGCGTCCTCCCGGCGGACCACCTGCGTCAGGTCCATCGCGCGCATCGCGGAGATGTAGCCCTGGAACTCGCGGCCCTCGGGATAGCTCACGGGTGAGATGTCGGCGACGCACAGGCGCTCCACCCGATCGGGGTGGAGCAGGGAGAGCACCATGGCGACCTTGCCGCCGAGCGAGTGACCGACCAGCGCGACCGGCTCGTCGGCCGGGATGACGTCCGCGACGAGCGCCGCCGTCTCGGCGAAGTCGAAGCGGTCGGGCCACGCGGAGCGCCCGTGGTGGGGCAGGTCGACGAGCAGCACCCGGTGCCTGCCGGCGAGCTGCTTGGCGATCCCGGTCCAGTTCTTGCCCTGGCCGAAGAGCCCGTGGAGAAAGACCACACGGCTCCCGGTGGAACCGAGAGCCGTGTGGTGAAGCGTCACTCCGCCATTGTGTCAGGCGTAGTCGTGGAAGCCCTTGCCGGTCTTGCGGCCGAGCTCGCCGGCGTCGACCTTGGCGACGAGGGTGCCGGCCGGCTCGAAGCCCGGCTCGCCGAACTCGGCGTACAGCTCCTTCTGGATGGCCAGCGACACGTCGTTGCCGACCACGTCGAGCAGCTCGAACGGGCCCATCGGGAACGCGGCGGTCTCCTTGATCGCGGCGTCGATGGTCGTGAGCTCCTCGCCGCCCTCGGCGAGCTTGATCGCGTCGTTGAGGTAGGGGAAGAGCAGCAGGTTGACGATGAAGCCCGAGCGGTCGCCGGCGGAGACGCCGACCTTGCCGACGTTGGCGGTCAGCGCCCGCACGGTCTCGTCGACGTCGGCGGCGGTGGCCGGGGTCGTGATGATCTCGACCAGCTTCATGACCGGGGCCGGGTTGAAGAAGTGCATGCCGATCACGTCCTGCGGGCGGCCGGTTGCCTCGCCCAGCTTGGTGATCGGGAGCGACGAGGTGGTGGTCGCGAGGATGGCGCCCGGCTTGCAGATCCGGTCGAGGTCGCGGAACAGCTCGAGCTTGAGCTCGAGGTCCTCCGCGATGGCCTCGACGACGATGTCCACGCCGCCCAGCGCCTCGCGCTCGGTCGAGCCGGTGAGGCGGCCCAGCAGCGCGTCCTTGTCGCCCTCGGTGCCCTTGCCCTTGGCGATGGCGCGGTCGAGGTTCTTGGTGATGTAGCCGACGACGCCGTCGAGCTTCTCCTGGCTGCGGCCGACGTAGATGACCTCGTAGCCGGCCTGTGCGAAGACCTGGACGATGCCGGAGGCCATGGTGCCGGTGCCGACGACGCCGACCTTGGTGATGTCGTGCTTGAACTGCGGCGCGGCGGCCTCGCCCGCGGCAGCAGCCTCGTCGGCGAAGGTGCGGCCCTCGGCGACGAGCTTGTCGAGCAGGCCCGCCGGCTCGTGCAGGTGGTCGCCGGTCTCGGCGTACCGGGCGGCGAGCAGGTCACGGACCTGGGCGGCGCCGATCTCGTCGACGACGGTCAGCGGGCCCTTCGGGTAGCCGCAGCCGAAGCGCATGGCGGCGTCGATGTCGGTCACCGAGGCGTAGCCCGACTCGTAGGTGCGCACCGCGTGGTTGAGGTACGGCAGCACCAGCGTGTTGAAGATCTGCTCGCTCGAAGTCATGGCTGGCAGTGTGGCATCCGTCCGGCCCACTGACTACCAGTCGGTAACCATGTGGACAGAGACAGACGTCACATCCGGCGGGCGGTCACGTCGACGCGGACCAGCTTGGACCGCGAGGCCTGGCCGCGCACCAGGCTCACCGCAGAGCGGGGGACGCCGAGCTCCTTGGCCAGCCAGCGCACCAGCTCGTCGTTGGCTCGACCGTCGACGGGCGGCGAGGCGAGCCGGATCTTGAGCTCGGCTCCGTCCACGCCCGTCGCGCCCGCCGGGCCCGTGCGAGAGGCGCCCGGCAGGACACGTACGGCGAGCAGCCAGGTCGTCGTACGGCCCTGCTCGTCGACGTGCTCGGGGCGCCACCACGGCTGGTCGTCGATCTCCACGACGCAGACTGTAGATTCGTCGCCCGTGAGACTCGTCGTTGCGCGTTGCCAGGTGGACTACGCAGGCCGATTGACCGCGCACCTCCCGATGGCGACCCGGGTGCTCATGCTCAAGGCCGACGGCTCGGTGCTCGTGCACTCCGACGGCGGCTCCTACAAGCCGCTGAACTGGATGTCGCCGCCGTGCACGGTCCGGGAGGGCGAGGCCGAGGACGGCCGGGTCGAGTGGACCGTCACCGCGAAGGCGCCGAAGGGCCAGACGCCCGACACGCTGCGGATCCTCATCGACGAGATTCACCACGACACGAAGCACGACCTCGGCATCGACCCCGGACTGCAGAAGGACGGCGTCGAGAAGCACCTCCAGGAGCTGCTCGCCGAGCACCCCGGAACGCTGTCCGCCGGCCTGACCCTGGTCCGGCGCGAGTTCCCCACCGCCATCGGCCCGGTCGACCTCATGTGCCGCGACGGCGAGGGCCTCTCGGTCGCGGTC
The genomic region above belongs to Nocardioides sp. QY071 and contains:
- a CDS encoding alpha/beta fold hydrolase, whose amino-acid sequence is MTLHHTALGSTGSRVVFLHGLFGQGKNWTGIAKQLAGRHRVLLVDLPHHGRSAWPDRFDFAETAALVADVIPADEPVALVGHSLGGKVAMVLSLLHPDRVERLCVADISPVSYPEGREFQGYISAMRAMDLTQVVRREDAERLLEPAVPDPTVRSFLLQNLRRDPTAPGGWSWQANLDVLGRDLGAISGWPEAELAHVAPYDGPVLWLAGGRSSYVQPAYDAAMDRWFPRNRKVTMKDTGHWLHSERPELFLEILQRFLGD
- the ccrA gene encoding crotonyl-CoA carboxylase/reductase, which gives rise to MQHILDAIQAESSAEDFANLDLPESYRAVTVHKDEVDMFEGIDSRDKDPRKSLHVDQVALPELGPGEAFVAVMASAINYNTVWTSIFEPVSTFGFLERYGRESDLGARHNLPYHIVGSDLSGVVLAVGAGVTKWKPGDRVVAHCLSVELEAPDGHNDTMMDPSQRIWGFETNFGGLADVAMVKANQLMPKPEHLTWEEAASPGLVNCTAYRQLVSANGGNMKQGDNVLIWGASGGLGGFATQYALNGGANPICVVSNEEKAQIVRNMGAEMVINRSELAPKFWNEDGTKQNPKEWQRFGKAIRELTGGEDIDIVFEHPGRETFGASVYVTRKGGTITTCASTSGYMHEYDNRYLWMNLKKIISSHFANYRESWEANRLIAQGKIHPTLSRTYKLEDTGQAALDVHHNKHQGKVGVLCLSPEEGLGVKNEELREKHLDKINLFRGI
- a CDS encoding CGNR zinc finger domain-containing protein; the protein is MVFAHDTSLSLQAAVALVNGSLEPVTISTPDELDAFFADFAYTGRHDGDQAEVDAVLAIAPRLRVLLTADRDDAADIVNAMLRDASALPQLRRHDGHDWHLHAVDNQAPFAERIVVETAMAMIDVIRADEMSRLSVCADDTCEGIVLDLSRNRSKRFCSVTCGNRNAVAAYRARQANEE
- a CDS encoding endonuclease, with product MTRTLGLRRRALHAVLLSLLAATALLVPRPGPAAAAAPLTVAQAIATQNSSTATVRGYVVGQPTATSTVVTSGFPNDYAIALADAPGTSATSQMVYVQVPTAFRASFGLRSNPSLMGKQVDVTGTLTAYFSHPGLKDGTDFALTGSGGGDGGGDGGGGTDPSIPAGYYDPAAGKTGAALAAALHGIIDGNRTLSYTQVWDALKVTDADPANSNNVIEFYSGRSVPKSTNGGDADDWNREHTWPQSHGDFGTSAGPGTDLHHLRPEDVTVNSTRGNKDFDNGGSAVAQCPDCFSDADSFEPRDSVKGDVARGLMYMAVRYEGGDGFADLELNDSINGTTPYLGKISVLLAWSAADPPTAAERARNDRIYRDYQGNRNPFVDHPEYAEAIW
- a CDS encoding AI-2E family transporter — protein: MSGAAEAAATDGVTEHAGIDPAAPVDAEDAPYGRLGKPFDRRSPFYYGFIGALGALTAFWLFQAVIGIGSVLMLVVVSFFLAAGLNPAVSFLERHGLRRSWAVTVVIVLALGTVALFLVAIVPVITDQITAITKNAPGWLDELQRNKRIQQLNDEYDIIDKLQAKITDENFLSALFGGALGFGLKIVSALFNLFVIVVLTLYFLASLKTTTGALYKLAPASRRERVAKLGDKVIANIGGYVSGAFLVALCAGLSSLVFLSLTPISEYAVALAFVVAVLDVIPMIGATLGAVIVSAIAFATDVKTGIACVVFYVIYQQFENYVVYPRVMSKSVDLPGAVIVIAALVGTALLGVVGALLAIPVAAAILLVVREVVVKQQDLR
- a CDS encoding DUF167 domain-containing protein, with protein sequence MEIDDQPWWRPEHVDEQGRTTTWLLAVRVLPGASRTGPAGATGVDGAELKIRLASPPVDGRANDELVRWLAKELGVPRSAVSLVRGQASRSKLVRVDVTARRM
- the nucS gene encoding endonuclease NucS, producing MRLVVARCQVDYAGRLTAHLPMATRVLMLKADGSVLVHSDGGSYKPLNWMSPPCTVREGEAEDGRVEWTVTAKAPKGQTPDTLRILIDEIHHDTKHDLGIDPGLQKDGVEKHLQELLAEHPGTLSAGLTLVRREFPTAIGPVDLMCRDGEGLSVAVEIKRRGEIDGVEQLTRYLDLLNRDPLLTGKGAVRGIFAAQEIKPQARVLAEDRGIACAVVDYDALRGLDNAEDRLF
- a CDS encoding 3-hydroxyacyl-CoA dehydrogenase NAD-binding domain-containing protein, with product MTSSEQIFNTLVLPYLNHAVRTYESGYASVTDIDAAMRFGCGYPKGPLTVVDEIGAAQVRDLLAARYAETGDHLHEPAGLLDKLVAEGRTFADEAAAAGEAAAPQFKHDITKVGVVGTGTMASGIVQVFAQAGYEVIYVGRSQEKLDGVVGYITKNLDRAIAKGKGTEGDKDALLGRLTGSTEREALGGVDIVVEAIAEDLELKLELFRDLDRICKPGAILATTTSSLPITKLGEATGRPQDVIGMHFFNPAPVMKLVEIITTPATAADVDETVRALTANVGKVGVSAGDRSGFIVNLLLFPYLNDAIKLAEGGEELTTIDAAIKETAAFPMGPFELLDVVGNDVSLAIQKELYAEFGEPGFEPAGTLVAKVDAGELGRKTGKGFHDYA
- a CDS encoding EamA family transporter, coding for MTTLTRDASRDATRAGVLLALTSAITFALSGALARPMLDSGWTAGSIVLLRIAIGALVVLPFGLVALRGRWALLRRAAPTVLLYGGLAVAGAQYCYFSAVRTMEVGPALLIEYTAPAAVVVWMWLAHGQRPGRLTVAGAVVAALGLVLVLDLFAGADVDVRGTAWALAAMVGAATYFVISADERSGIPPMALAAGGLVVGGLLLGVLGLTGLMPMAASSSTVAYAGVDVAPWTVLLALGLVTAALAYTTGIAASRRLGSRLASFVALSEVVAAVAWAWLLLDQLPAPVQFVGGALILAGVIGVKLGERSVVVGTDPLPVVPAEPAEASERLSAGPAA